In Deefgea piscis, the genomic window CCCGCGACCGCATGATACCGGTTTGGTCACACTGCAAAGTCAGCAATATTCAGAATTTGAATTGCACGCGAGGGCGATTTTAGGCTTGCCAGTGGATGTGAGTTTGCGCTCGCCAGCCGCGAGTGCGGTGATTTATGGCGGCGTAGATGCGGTTGGCGTTGCGTTTGATGGTGTGGCGCAGGCCATGGCGGTGCCGACGGCCGATGTACGTTTGTTTGGCAAACCAGAAGCCTTTGTTCGCCGCCGAATGGGGGTGGCGCTCGCCAGTGGCGTGGATGTTGAGCAAGCGCGGCAGCGCGCCAAATTAGCCGCCAGCTGTGTGCAGCCGGTTGAGGTGAATCATGACTGAAAGCGCAGCAGTGCAGGCGATGACGCCGTATGAATTACTGGGTGGTCCGGCGATTTTACGGCAACTGGTTGATCGCTTTTACGACATTATGGCGAGTGATCCACGTGCGGCGGGAGTGCATGCGATGCATCATGCTGATACCACGCAGATTCGTGAACGATTCTATGAATTTTTGTCGGGCTGGCTCGGTGGACCGCAATTATTTATTGAAAAGTATGGCCACCCACGTTTGCGCGGGCGGCATATGCCGTTTGCCATTGGTGAGGCAGAGCGTGATCAATGGATGTTGTGTATGTTGCAGGCTTTGGCTGAGGTGCCGATGAGTAGCGATTTGCGTGAACACTTGGAAGAGTCGTTTATGAAAACGGCTGATTTTATGCGCAATCAGTAAATTTATGGGTATTTAACTGTAGGCTTTATTTCATAATGTCTGCAGTTAAATACCCTTGTGTTTTATTCGTGATAACGAATTAAACGGGCGATTTCATTTTTAGAGCCAAGCATGACCGGAACGCGTTGATGTAGCTGGCTCGGTTGCACGTCTAAGGTCAGTTGCTGTCCGGTGCTGCTGGCACCACCGGCTTGCTCAACAATCATCGCCATTGGATTGGCTTCGTAAAGTAGTCGTAGTTTTCCATTCTGTTTGGCGCTGTCTTTCGGGTATAAAAAAACCCCGCCACGAATCAAAATGCGATGCACTTCGGCGACCATTGAAGCCACCCAGCGCATATTGAAGTTTTCGCCACGCGGGCCTGATTTGCCGGCGACACATTCATCAATATAACGCGCGACCGGTGCTTCCCAAAAACGAGAGTTTGAGGCGTTAATGGCAAATTCTCGGGTGTCGCTCGGGATGGTTAGTTCGGGGTGCGTTAAGATAAATTCACCAATTTCACGGTCTAAAGTAAAACCTTGTACGCCCGTGCCGGTGGTGATGACCAGCATGGTCGATGAGCCATATAAGGCATAGCCTGCGGCGATTTGCTGACGGCCAGCTTGTAAAAAATCTGCCTCGGTTGGGGTTTGCTCGGGCGCGCGCAAAATAGAGAAAATACTGCCCACTGAGATATTCACGTCGACATTGGATGAGCCGTCCAGCGGATCAAATACCAGCAAATATCGGCCTTGTGGATTGCATTGCACGATGGTGTCGAGCTCTTCGGAGGCCATGGCGGAAAAATGCCCGCAAGCACCTGCCCAATTGAGCATGATGTCGTTGCTGATGATGTCGAGTTTTTTTTGTTCTTCCCCTTGGATATTGCCACTGCCCGCATCGCCTTGTGCGCCAGATAAAGCCGCGCGCGCGACCGCATTGCTAATCACTTTACAAGCACTAGCTATATTGCCGAGCATTTGGCGCATGTCGCTAGGTTGGGTTTGCAAGCAAGTGGAGAGTGTCACGGTCATGGTGCTTCCTTATCAAGTCAGTTGTGCTGCGGCACGGCTGGTGAAGCTGGCCGCTTGATAAATGCGGACTAAAGAATGAACTTCTAATGAGGCGCTGCCAATTAAGCCGCCATCAATATCGGGCATGGCAAATAATGCGGTGGCATTGTCGGCTTTGACGCTGCCTCCGTACAGTAACATCATTTCATCTGCGGCATCGGCATCGGTTTTGGCGAGATATTCACGGATAAATTGATGCGCGGCTTGAGCAATCGCTGGGGTGGCCACTTTGCCGGTGCCAATCGCCCAAACCGGTTCGTAAGCAATAATGGCTTCTCGCCAGCCAGAAGTGGCAAGTAGTGCGTCCAGCTGCTGGCCGAGTATATGTTCGAGCTGTCCAGCGTTGCGCTCGTCCAAGGTTTCGCCAATACAGACAATCGGTGTAATGCCCGCATCAACACACGCCTGAGCTTTTGCCGCAATCAGTATGTTGTCTTCTCGGTGATGTTGGCGACGCTCGGAGTGACCGACAATCGCGTGATGGCAGCCTAGTTCCGCCAGCATTGTGGCAGACCATTCTCCGGTGCGCGCGCCATTTTGCTGTGCTGCAACGTCTTGCCCGCAGCAATGAATGCCGGTTTGTTGCGCCAGTCGTCCCAGCTCACTTAAATAAGGCGCAGGGGGGCTGATAATCAGGTCTGCACCAGGCTGAACGATGTGATTGAGTTGATTGATGGTTTCTCGACAAAGGGCAAGACTGCCATGCATTTTCCAGTTGGCCACGACCAATTTATTACGTCGCGCTATGGCTAGTTTTTGGCGGTTGTGTGGTGCAGTATTCCAAAGCATGTTGGACTCCTTCGCGGGCATCAATCAGTGGTATGGGCTCGTAATCAATCGATTGTTTCTGTTTAAGTTACAAATTCGATGCCAGAGGCGTTCAACTGAATGCACCTAAACGATTAAGCAAATATAGCTAGTCGATGTAGGGTCCTGAATGTCGAGTTTATCCTTCGGCAATGCAAGAATAGACCCGCAACCCTATTGAAGAAAGCTGGGGAAATCCGTATTGGGTACAACAGCACTAGGTAAATCCCCTTAGGGCTTAAGGCATATTCAGAGCGAGTGGTATTAGTTTTTTGAAGGGGTCGGCTGTTTTAGGTGGTCACTGAAATGCTGTGTTTGAGTTGGCTGATTGGTGTTTTTGGACTGATTTAAAAAGAAATATTGATTTTAATGTGGCAAATCAGAGCTTGCTCTCGGCGTTGCTGGTTGGTCATTTTCGATCTCGAACAAGCCTGATTTATTCATTATTCTTTTAAATTGGTATTACTTTATGCGCCACCAATAAAGCCGTTTTGACGCCATGCTTCATAAATGGTGATCGCCACCGAATTGGATAAATTCAGGCTGCGATTGTCTGGCTGCATTGGGACGCGAATACGCCGATCGGCAGCAAAAGTTTGTAATAAATCGGCTGGTAAGCCACGTGTTTCAGGGCCAAAGACAAATACATCGCCTGGCTCATATTGCAGTAAGTCAAAACGCTGCGAGCCTTTAGTGGTTGCCGCAAAAAAGCGCTGACCGGCTAAGTGCGCGACACAAGCATCCCAGTCTTCATGCACCAGCATATTGGCGTACTCATGATAATCCAGCCCCGCTCGCTTCATTTTGGTGTCATCCAAAGGAAAACCCAGTGGTTTAACCAGATGCAAAATGCAGCCCGTATTGGCGGCTAAACGAATGACGTTGCCCGTATTGGGGGGGATTTCAGGTTGAAACAAAACAATATTAAACATGATGTCAGCTGATGAATGGAAGAGTAAAAGAAAAGGTGAACCGAATCGTTCCAGCTAAGCTGAAACAGTGTAGCTGCTAAGG contains:
- a CDS encoding group II truncated hemoglobin → MTESAAVQAMTPYELLGGPAILRQLVDRFYDIMASDPRAAGVHAMHHADTTQIRERFYEFLSGWLGGPQLFIEKYGHPRLRGRHMPFAIGEAERDQWMLCMLQALAEVPMSSDLREHLEESFMKTADFMRNQ
- a CDS encoding class 1 fructose-bisphosphatase, which encodes MTVTLSTCLQTQPSDMRQMLGNIASACKVISNAVARAALSGAQGDAGSGNIQGEEQKKLDIISNDIMLNWAGACGHFSAMASEELDTIVQCNPQGRYLLVFDPLDGSSNVDVNISVGSIFSILRAPEQTPTEADFLQAGRQQIAAGYALYGSSTMLVITTGTGVQGFTLDREIGEFILTHPELTIPSDTREFAINASNSRFWEAPVARYIDECVAGKSGPRGENFNMRWVASMVAEVHRILIRGGVFLYPKDSAKQNGKLRLLYEANPMAMIVEQAGGASSTGQQLTLDVQPSQLHQRVPVMLGSKNEIARLIRYHE
- the tpiA gene encoding triose-phosphate isomerase; its protein translation is MLWNTAPHNRQKLAIARRNKLVVANWKMHGSLALCRETINQLNHIVQPGADLIISPPAPYLSELGRLAQQTGIHCCGQDVAAQQNGARTGEWSATMLAELGCHHAIVGHSERRQHHREDNILIAAKAQACVDAGITPIVCIGETLDERNAGQLEHILGQQLDALLATSGWREAIIAYEPVWAIGTGKVATPAIAQAAHQFIREYLAKTDADAADEMMLLYGGSVKADNATALFAMPDIDGGLIGSASLEVHSLVRIYQAASFTSRAAAQLT
- the trmL gene encoding tRNA (uridine(34)/cytosine(34)/5-carboxymethylaminomethyluridine(34)-2'-O)-methyltransferase TrmL; this encodes MFNIVLFQPEIPPNTGNVIRLAANTGCILHLVKPLGFPLDDTKMKRAGLDYHEYANMLVHEDWDACVAHLAGQRFFAATTKGSQRFDLLQYEPGDVFVFGPETRGLPADLLQTFAADRRIRVPMQPDNRSLNLSNSVAITIYEAWRQNGFIGGA